The Chloroherpetonaceae bacterium genome window below encodes:
- the uvrB gene encoding excinuclease ABC subunit UvrB, producing MPPERKFIVNSEYSPSGDQPKAIQELYEGLERGDKYQTLLGVTGSGKTFTVSHVIAKVNKPTLVISHNKTLAAQLYGEFKQFFPNNAVEYFISYYDFYQPEAYIPSSDKYIAKDFRINDEIDRLRLRATSSLLSGRKDVIIVSSVSCIYGLGSPEEWASQVIILEEGQHKFRKAFLQELVGIHYTRNDVEFTRGKFRVRGDSIDVVPAYEDFGIRVEFFGDEIEKISSFDIKSGEITERIGSVTIYPAKQFVTMEDNLHRAMRDIQKELVWRLNILRDDGKYLEAQRLEERTKYDLEMMRELGYCSGIENYSRHLSNRAEGDKPYCLLDYFPKDFLLVVDESHVTLPQIRAMYSGDRQRKMVLVEHGFRLPSALDNRPLRFEEFEQMTPQTIYVSATPADFELQQSGGVVVEQIVRPTGLLDPEITVRPVKNQIDDLLEEIRKRVKVGEKCLVLTLTKRMSEDLQDYLDKIGIRSQYLHSEVKALDRVQILRDLRTNAFDVLVGVNLLREGLDLPEVSLVAILDADKEGFLRDKKSLFQISGRAARNVNGLVVFYADKITDSMKAVIDETARRRKLQEEYNRENGITPKTIQKSVDQVIVGTSIADAAIRQQKRELKIHSDSPKDILSEQLAKMSKEDIIEMITQMYIEMQEASDKMEYEKAAYLRDEIKKMEDEIGVKINGGLT from the coding sequence ATGCCGCCTGAAAGAAAATTTATTGTAAACTCTGAATATTCTCCCTCCGGTGATCAGCCCAAAGCGATTCAAGAGTTATATGAGGGTTTAGAACGCGGTGATAAATATCAAACACTTCTTGGTGTAACGGGCTCCGGAAAAACATTCACTGTCTCTCATGTGATTGCCAAAGTCAATAAACCGACTTTAGTCATTAGCCACAATAAAACGCTTGCGGCACAGCTTTATGGAGAATTCAAACAGTTTTTCCCAAATAATGCAGTTGAGTACTTTATCTCTTATTATGATTTTTATCAACCCGAGGCCTATATCCCTTCAAGCGACAAGTATATCGCTAAAGATTTTCGAATTAACGATGAAATCGATCGATTAAGGCTCCGTGCGACAAGCTCTTTGCTTAGCGGTCGTAAGGATGTTATTATCGTTAGTTCTGTTTCGTGTATTTATGGTTTGGGTTCACCCGAAGAGTGGGCATCCCAAGTGATTATTCTTGAGGAAGGTCAGCACAAATTTAGAAAAGCATTTTTGCAAGAACTTGTAGGAATTCATTACACAAGAAATGATGTCGAGTTCACCCGAGGGAAATTTCGGGTAAGAGGCGATAGCATCGATGTTGTGCCTGCCTATGAAGATTTTGGGATTCGGGTCGAATTTTTTGGGGATGAAATTGAAAAGATTTCAAGTTTTGATATCAAATCCGGTGAAATAACAGAGCGCATTGGATCGGTTACCATTTATCCGGCGAAGCAATTTGTAACAATGGAAGACAACCTTCACCGTGCAATGCGTGATATTCAAAAGGAACTCGTTTGGCGCTTAAATATTCTGAGAGACGATGGAAAATATCTTGAGGCGCAAAGATTAGAAGAGCGCACCAAATATGATCTTGAAATGATGCGAGAACTTGGCTATTGTTCTGGAATTGAAAACTACTCACGACATCTCTCAAACCGCGCTGAAGGAGATAAACCTTATTGCCTCTTAGATTATTTTCCGAAAGATTTTCTTTTAGTGGTTGATGAATCGCATGTCACTCTTCCTCAAATCAGAGCAATGTACTCTGGGGATCGTCAGAGAAAAATGGTACTTGTTGAACACGGCTTCCGGCTTCCTTCAGCACTCGATAATCGCCCTCTCCGATTTGAAGAATTTGAACAAATGACCCCTCAAACCATTTATGTCAGTGCAACCCCGGCAGATTTTGAGCTTCAGCAATCTGGAGGAGTTGTGGTAGAACAAATTGTTCGTCCAACAGGGCTTTTAGACCCTGAAATCACCGTTCGACCGGTGAAAAATCAAATCGATGATTTGCTTGAAGAGATCCGCAAACGGGTCAAAGTCGGTGAAAAATGTTTGGTGTTAACCCTCACCAAAAGGATGTCGGAGGATTTGCAAGATTACCTTGATAAAATCGGCATTCGTTCTCAATATCTTCACAGCGAAGTCAAGGCATTGGATCGAGTTCAAATTTTACGCGACCTTAGAACTAATGCATTTGATGTTCTTGTTGGGGTTAATCTTCTTCGTGAAGGGCTTGATTTACCGGAGGTTTCGCTTGTCGCCATACTTGATGCTGATAAAGAGGGTTTCCTGAGAGATAAAAAATCGCTTTTTCAGATTTCAGGTCGTGCAGCGCGCAATGTCAATGGGTTGGTGGTCTTTTATGCCGATAAAATTACCGATTCAATGAAAGCCGTTATTGACGAAACCGCCCGAAGGAGAAAATTACAGGAGGAGTATAATCGAGAAAATGGCATCACTCCAAAAACCATTCAAAAAAGTGTCGATCAGGTTATTGTTGGTACAAGTATCGCTGATGCTGCGATTCGCCAACAAAAACGCGAACTCAAAATCCACTCGGATTCTCCAAAAGATATTCTCAGCGAACAACTTGCAAAAATGTCAAAGGAAGACATCATTGAAATGATCACGCAAATGTATATCGAAATGCAGGAAGCGTCGGACAAAATGGAATATGAAAAAGCTGCATACCTTAGAGATGAAATCAAAAAAATGGAAGACGAAATTGGCGTTAAAATTAATGGTGGTTTGACTTAG
- the puhE gene encoding putative photosynthetic complex assembly protein PuhE — translation MPEEVSDTRQINSGSSQSQRRTTGDFLDDKLTNLDNHIPERRLHRLFFSNGFKWPLTQKQSRVFTAFFFSLIFWWFSTAVIMYLSFIPNTRTLSFLFSLGLALVSLYLLYHFRNDRSERAIYISFTAGVLIWAFVEVSFYSGYIVGPRVRPIFSIKPSMDSFFRAVHQSAYHEGLVLFLACLIFGISAKAKNKFGLYVYLMFWFMHQSAKLNIFLGVMNTGKELVPETVESMTHYMTIAHMNWLFPFSITLTTLIAAYVWNKVKQSDEAWIQVGFSLIGTMSILALLEHWLLVVPLDQSIWEIVVKRLH, via the coding sequence ATGCCAGAAGAAGTTTCAGACACTCGGCAAATAAACTCCGGTTCCTCTCAATCGCAACGAAGGACAACGGGCGATTTTCTTGATGATAAATTGACTAATCTTGACAATCACATCCCCGAGCGTCGTTTACATCGCCTTTTTTTTTCTAATGGATTCAAATGGCCCTTAACCCAAAAGCAGTCAAGAGTATTTACCGCATTTTTTTTCTCTTTGATTTTTTGGTGGTTCTCGACCGCGGTTATCATGTATCTCTCCTTTATTCCAAATACAAGAACTTTATCATTTTTATTCTCTCTTGGATTGGCTCTTGTTTCACTTTACCTACTTTATCACTTCCGAAATGATCGTTCTGAACGTGCTATCTACATTTCATTTACAGCTGGGGTTTTGATTTGGGCTTTTGTAGAAGTCAGTTTTTACTCGGGGTATATTGTCGGCCCGCGTGTTCGACCGATCTTTTCAATCAAGCCCTCAATGGATTCATTTTTCAGAGCGGTTCATCAAAGTGCCTATCACGAAGGATTAGTACTCTTTTTAGCATGTTTAATTTTTGGTATTTCTGCAAAAGCCAAAAACAAATTTGGGCTTTATGTTTACTTGATGTTTTGGTTTATGCATCAATCGGCAAAGCTGAATATTTTTCTTGGCGTTATGAATACAGGTAAGGAGCTTGTACCTGAAACCGTAGAAAGTATGACCCATTATATGACAATTGCTCATATGAATTGGCTTTTCCCATTTTCAATTACTCTAACAACGCTTATTGCTGCTTATGTATGGAACAAAGTTAAGCAATCGGATGAGGCTTGGATTCAAGTAGGATTTTCACTGATTGGCACAATGTCCATTCTTGCATTGCTTGAGCATTGGCTTTTAGTTGTTCCTCTTGATCAATCCATTTGGGAAATTGTGGTAAAACGGCTTCATTAA
- a CDS encoding winged helix-turn-helix domain-containing protein has translation MFDVIRFTYFFFSKTNASSNLMSEKVSYQPFSSDVYAEHSVSSSSKIEQYSFGDVKIKFEKKEVWRNGVRLDLSDKEFQLLRYFVENRGKVISRGDLLRFVWGYHRLPNTRTVDVHVAWLRQKVDQQVNPQYILTIHGKGYKFSA, from the coding sequence ATGTTTGATGTGATTCGATTTACATATTTCTTTTTTTCTAAAACAAACGCTTCATCCAATCTTATGAGTGAAAAGGTTTCTTATCAGCCCTTCTCGAGTGATGTGTATGCAGAGCATTCTGTTTCAAGTTCATCAAAAATCGAACAGTACTCTTTTGGTGATGTAAAAATCAAGTTTGAAAAAAAGGAAGTTTGGAGAAATGGCGTAAGACTCGATTTGTCTGATAAGGAGTTTCAGCTTTTAAGGTATTTTGTCGAAAACCGAGGTAAGGTGATTTCTCGTGGTGACTTACTTCGTTTTGTTTGGGGTTATCATCGGCTTCCGAATACAAGAACTGTTGATGTACATGTTGCTTGGCTTCGTCAAAAAGTAGATCAGCAAGTTAATCCACAATACATTTTAACGATTCACGGAAAAGGGTATAAATTTTCTGCATAG
- a CDS encoding OmpH family outer membrane protein: MNFSCYQMKVFKSFQVESTIKKFFWDIKITFLFLFLISCFPIFANAQQKIGFIDSQAIIDQLPESKDAQRKLELLATEWQLELKRKKEVLDKLFKEYQAKEILYTEEIKKQKQTEIVDAERDINDFQSKKFGPNGEYFQKQGEIMKPIQDRIFQALRRVATDDKYDYIFDRSGEVMLMYANEEHNLTQKVLEKLKVIAPVGNSQPR, translated from the coding sequence ATGAATTTTTCTTGTTATCAAATGAAAGTTTTTAAGAGTTTTCAAGTTGAATCCACCATTAAGAAGTTTTTCTGGGATATAAAAATCACTTTTTTATTTCTCTTTTTGATAAGTTGCTTTCCTATTTTTGCAAACGCTCAGCAAAAAATCGGTTTTATCGACTCTCAAGCAATTATTGATCAATTACCTGAATCGAAGGATGCACAAAGAAAGTTGGAGTTGCTTGCAACCGAATGGCAACTCGAATTAAAAAGGAAAAAAGAAGTTTTGGATAAGCTTTTTAAGGAGTATCAAGCAAAAGAGATTCTTTATACAGAAGAAATTAAGAAGCAGAAGCAAACTGAGATTGTGGATGCAGAGAGGGATATAAACGACTTTCAATCCAAAAAATTCGGTCCAAACGGTGAATATTTTCAAAAACAAGGTGAAATTATGAAGCCTATTCAAGACCGAATTTTTCAAGCGCTTCGGCGGGTGGCAACTGACGATAAATATGATTATATCTTTGACCGTTCTGGGGAGGTTATGCTCATGTACGCGAATGAAGAACACAATTTGACACAAAAAGTATTAGAGAAACTGAAGGTTATTGCCCCAGTAGGCAATTCCCAACCGAGATAG
- a CDS encoding OmpH family outer membrane protein, which produces MKSKETLIRIASNSKGVIFGFALALGLGVGSAFIQRSPEKVGYVEVEKILAEMPKAKAVREKLEKDAKAAQDEMQKKQKELQDAGEQYERKKSLMNDAEKKRQEEELRTRYQQAQQTAAQLSENLRKKEAELLRPIEEEIMKAVEKVAQKEGYSLVVNKAAVMYGAKQTNLTFDVIKAIQ; this is translated from the coding sequence ATGAAATCGAAAGAAACATTGATTCGCATCGCTTCAAATTCAAAAGGAGTCATTTTTGGCTTTGCCCTTGCTTTAGGGCTTGGAGTTGGTTCAGCTTTTATTCAGCGTTCACCCGAAAAGGTAGGCTATGTTGAAGTTGAAAAGATATTAGCTGAAATGCCCAAAGCGAAAGCGGTTCGGGAAAAACTTGAAAAAGATGCCAAAGCCGCTCAGGATGAAATGCAAAAGAAGCAAAAAGAATTGCAAGATGCGGGTGAGCAATATGAAAGAAAAAAATCGTTGATGAATGATGCGGAGAAAAAGAGACAAGAAGAAGAGTTAAGAACGCGTTATCAACAAGCACAACAAACCGCAGCACAGCTTTCGGAAAATCTCAGAAAAAAAGAAGCTGAACTTCTTCGTCCAATTGAAGAAGAAATAATGAAAGCTGTTGAAAAAGTGGCTCAAAAAGAGGGTTATAGTCTTGTGGTGAATAAAGCCGCAGTAATGTATGGCGCCAAACAGACCAATCTGACCTTTGATGTCATTAAAGCAATTCAATAA
- a CDS encoding arylesterase, giving the protein MKSNIAVLLFFMIFNIGVSAQVKTTEERVVLFLGDSITAGLGLSLEESFPFLLQQRVDSLNLNAKLINAGLSGETSAGGLRRAPWLFKQKVDILVLELGGNDGLRGIEPNATKVNLKAIIDLAREKNPRIEIILAGIQVPPNLGKKYRESFSEIFPAIAKEKKVRLIPFILEGVGGNPKLNLPDGIHPTAEGHRILAETVWKQLKLVL; this is encoded by the coding sequence GTGAAATCGAACATTGCCGTGCTATTATTCTTCATGATTTTCAATATAGGTGTAAGTGCTCAAGTGAAAACAACAGAGGAAAGGGTTGTTTTATTTTTGGGAGATAGTATCACAGCCGGGCTTGGACTTTCGCTTGAAGAGTCTTTTCCGTTTTTATTACAGCAACGGGTTGATTCCTTAAACCTAAACGCGAAATTGATTAACGCGGGGCTTAGTGGAGAAACATCAGCGGGAGGTTTGAGAAGAGCACCTTGGTTGTTTAAGCAAAAGGTCGATATTTTAGTCTTGGAATTGGGTGGAAACGACGGGCTTCGTGGAATCGAACCGAATGCTACAAAAGTGAATTTGAAAGCCATCATAGACTTAGCAAGGGAAAAGAATCCGAGAATTGAAATTATCTTAGCAGGAATACAAGTACCACCGAATCTTGGCAAAAAATATCGCGAGTCGTTTAGTGAAATCTTTCCTGCTATTGCAAAAGAAAAAAAGGTAAGGTTAATCCCCTTCATCTTAGAAGGCGTTGGTGGAAACCCTAAGTTGAATTTGCCGGATGGTATTCATCCGACAGCCGAGGGGCATCGAATTCTTGCTGAAACTGTATGGAAGCAATTAAAACTTGTACTGTAA
- a CDS encoding histidine triad nucleotide-binding protein, translating to MENCIFCKIASGAIPSKKVYEDEEIFAFHDINPVAPIHILIIPKKHIASLVEVTTDDLFLLGKMMHVAKQLAAEFGLSDKGYRININTNADGGQTVFHLHVHLIGGKRMGWPPFPTI from the coding sequence ATGGAAAATTGTATTTTTTGCAAAATCGCATCCGGAGCGATTCCCTCCAAAAAGGTTTATGAAGACGAAGAAATATTTGCTTTTCATGATATCAATCCGGTAGCCCCAATTCACATCTTGATTATCCCAAAAAAACATATTGCGTCACTGGTAGAAGTAACGACAGACGATTTGTTTCTTTTGGGGAAAATGATGCATGTTGCAAAGCAGTTAGCGGCTGAATTTGGGCTTTCTGACAAAGGCTATCGTATCAACATCAATACAAATGCAGACGGTGGGCAAACAGTGTTTCATTTGCATGTTCATTTAATCGGAGGAAAGCGGATGGGGTGGCCTCCTTTCCCGACAATTTGA
- a CDS encoding tetratricopeptide repeat protein codes for MTTSQLSTRIEFLKSFLEKDPNDSFSRYALALDYLNSGDISLAVEEFERLLKIDPNYSATYYHFGKVLERLGKTSEAKELYQKGIELTTKKGEAHALKELKEALFTLTLSEED; via the coding sequence ATGACCACATCACAACTTTCAACACGAATAGAATTCTTGAAGAGTTTTTTGGAAAAGGATCCAAATGATTCCTTTTCTAGATATGCGCTTGCGCTCGATTATTTAAATAGTGGAGATATCTCCTTGGCGGTTGAAGAATTTGAAAGGTTACTCAAAATCGACCCTAATTATAGTGCTACTTATTATCATTTTGGAAAAGTGCTCGAACGATTAGGTAAAACTTCTGAAGCCAAAGAACTTTATCAAAAAGGCATAGAATTAACAACAAAAAAGGGTGAGGCACATGCCTTAAAAGAGTTAAAGGAGGCTCTTTTTACACTCACACTTAGTGAAGAAGATTAA
- the dnaX gene encoding DNA polymerase III subunit gamma/tau: MESRTSERGYTVIARKYRPMKFADISAQDHITRTLQNAIRTGRIAHGYIFSGSRGVGKTTSARILAKALNCEKVLTDEHYRKEIAEPCGVCESCRDFDSGESLNIFEFDAASNNSVDDVRSLRDNIRYGPQKGKYRVYIIDEFHMLSAAAFNALLKTLEEPPPHAIFIFATTELHKVPPTISSRCQRFIFKRIAAIDIAQRLRHICDVEGIRADEDALQLISRKADGAMRDAQSLLDQVIAFFSAEEDGDSFNIDYKRVSELLNTIGEEQLFSVTDAITEKDAQKMLEVSQFIYENGYDASYFLDELVRHIRNLMIIKNVRSSRLIDGTEQTKKRYESSAQNFTADILTQFAEVLAKTSQEIRQLREPQLRLELSLLRLIDIHSSGSLDARLQEVEKGLAAIQELIKKKNSSKTG, translated from the coding sequence GTGGAATCGCGTACTTCTGAAAGAGGATATACCGTAATTGCGCGGAAATATCGGCCGATGAAATTCGCCGATATTTCCGCGCAAGATCATATTACCCGCACCTTGCAAAATGCGATTCGAACCGGAAGAATTGCTCACGGTTATATTTTTTCTGGTTCACGAGGCGTTGGTAAAACGACTTCTGCAAGGATTTTAGCCAAAGCTTTGAATTGTGAGAAAGTTTTGACCGACGAACATTATCGGAAGGAAATTGCGGAGCCTTGTGGGGTTTGTGAAAGTTGCCGCGACTTTGATTCAGGGGAAAGCCTAAATATTTTTGAATTTGATGCAGCATCGAACAATAGTGTTGACGATGTTCGTTCGCTCCGAGATAACATCCGATACGGTCCTCAAAAGGGAAAGTATCGGGTTTACATTATTGATGAGTTTCACATGCTCTCCGCAGCTGCTTTTAACGCTCTGTTAAAGACGCTCGAGGAACCTCCACCACATGCAATATTTATTTTCGCGACAACTGAGCTTCATAAAGTCCCACCGACCATTTCGTCGCGGTGTCAGCGATTTATTTTTAAGCGAATTGCAGCTATTGATATTGCTCAACGACTCAGGCATATTTGTGATGTTGAAGGAATTCGGGCTGATGAAGATGCGCTACAACTGATTTCAAGAAAAGCTGACGGGGCAATGCGAGATGCTCAAAGCTTGCTTGATCAAGTGATAGCATTCTTTTCAGCTGAAGAAGATGGCGATTCTTTTAATATTGATTACAAGCGCGTTTCTGAACTGTTGAATACAATCGGTGAAGAGCAACTCTTTTCAGTGACCGATGCAATAACAGAAAAAGATGCTCAAAAAATGCTCGAAGTCAGTCAATTCATTTATGAGAATGGCTACGACGCATCCTATTTCTTAGATGAATTGGTAAGGCATATTCGAAACTTGATGATCATCAAAAATGTCCGATCAAGTCGCTTGATTGATGGTACAGAGCAAACCAAAAAGCGATATGAAAGCTCTGCACAAAATTTTACTGCCGATATTCTTACTCAATTTGCAGAAGTATTAGCAAAAACCTCTCAAGAGATTCGGCAATTGAGAGAACCTCAGTTAAGGCTTGAGCTCTCGCTTTTAAGACTGATTGATATTCATTCATCAGGTTCGTTGGATGCGAGATTGCAAGAGGTTGAAAAGGGTTTAGCCGCTATTCAAGAACTCATAAAAAAAAAGAATTCTTCCAAAACGGGATAG
- the hslU gene encoding ATP-dependent protease ATPase subunit HslU, producing the protein MAKSKTIQESNEPKLLLNGKEKNSEVSEVHQLTPHQIVQELDKYIIGQNEAKRSVAIALRNRFRRQKVEGPLRNEIMPNNIIMIGPTGVGKTEIARRLAKLSGAPFIKVEATKFTEVGYVGRDVEAMIRDLVELSVGMVRLEQSEIVAEKARQLAEERVLDILLPPLRKGTPSKKNQSFGFSKPEDQSEVSDSVDLEGEITVDAAEAELNDRSREKMRDRLRAGKLDDRTIELEITGESPAMMQILGPFGPVEDLGNLMQDIVGGLPKRRKKRRVTIAEAKVILAQEETQKLIDMDAVVKEAIKRVEEAGIVFIDEIDKIATAGGASGGRGGPDVSREGVQRDLLPIVEGSTITTKYGMVKTDHILFIASGAFHISKPSDLIPELQGRFPIRVELKSLTEDDFFKILTQPENALIKQYTALMKTENLELEFSEDGVRTIASTATRVNESVENIGARRLHTIMTTLLEDLMFDIPEKMPSGKVVINRELVEKRLNTIVQDRDLSRYIL; encoded by the coding sequence ATGGCAAAGTCCAAAACCATTCAGGAATCCAACGAACCAAAACTACTTCTCAACGGAAAAGAGAAAAATTCCGAAGTGTCAGAAGTTCATCAGCTCACCCCTCATCAAATTGTACAGGAATTAGATAAGTACATCATTGGTCAAAATGAAGCCAAGCGATCCGTTGCAATAGCGCTTCGCAATCGATTCCGTCGTCAAAAAGTTGAGGGACCGCTACGAAACGAAATTATGCCCAATAACATCATTATGATTGGGCCAACCGGCGTTGGCAAAACAGAAATTGCCCGCAGATTAGCGAAATTATCAGGCGCACCGTTTATTAAAGTAGAAGCCACCAAATTTACCGAGGTTGGATATGTCGGCCGAGATGTTGAAGCAATGATTCGTGACCTTGTTGAACTCTCTGTAGGAATGGTTCGCTTGGAGCAAAGCGAAATTGTGGCCGAAAAAGCACGCCAACTTGCCGAGGAACGCGTTCTTGATATTCTCCTCCCGCCACTTCGCAAAGGAACTCCTTCGAAAAAAAATCAATCATTTGGATTTTCAAAACCCGAGGACCAGTCCGAAGTGTCTGATTCAGTTGATTTAGAAGGAGAAATAACCGTTGATGCGGCTGAGGCTGAACTGAATGACCGCAGTCGTGAAAAAATGCGCGATCGGCTTCGTGCTGGCAAACTGGATGATCGAACCATCGAACTTGAAATTACCGGCGAAAGCCCTGCAATGATGCAAATCTTAGGTCCTTTTGGTCCTGTTGAGGATTTAGGGAACCTAATGCAAGACATCGTGGGAGGATTACCAAAGCGCCGAAAAAAACGCCGCGTGACCATCGCCGAAGCAAAAGTCATTTTGGCTCAAGAGGAAACGCAAAAGCTCATTGATATGGACGCCGTTGTAAAAGAAGCGATAAAACGAGTTGAAGAAGCCGGTATCGTATTTATCGATGAGATCGATAAGATCGCTACCGCTGGTGGTGCAAGCGGCGGTCGAGGAGGCCCTGATGTAAGCCGTGAAGGCGTTCAGCGAGATTTGCTTCCCATCGTTGAAGGCTCAACCATCACAACAAAATATGGTATGGTGAAAACTGATCACATTTTATTCATTGCATCCGGGGCATTTCATATTTCCAAGCCTTCTGATTTAATTCCTGAGTTGCAAGGCCGTTTTCCTATCCGCGTCGAATTGAAGAGCCTCACCGAAGATGACTTTTTCAAAATTTTAACCCAACCCGAAAACGCTCTCATAAAGCAGTACACCGCTTTAATGAAAACCGAAAATCTAGAGTTGGAATTTTCTGAGGATGGGGTTCGCACAATCGCTTCTACTGCGACCCGAGTAAATGAATCTGTAGAAAATATTGGCGCACGGCGACTTCATACCATCATGACAACACTTCTCGAAGACCTTATGTTTGATATACCGGAGAAAATGCCCTCCGGAAAAGTGGTCATCAACCGTGAGCTTGTTGAAAAGCGGCTCAACACCATTGTTCAAGATCGTGACTTAAGTCGGTATATTCTTTAA
- the hslV gene encoding ATP-dependent protease subunit HslV, which translates to MKLHATTVVGVIRDGKAALGSDGQMTLGATVMKHSTTKVRRMLGGKILVGFAGATADAITLIDRFDEKLQAHGGKVERAAVELAKDWRTDKYLRRLEAMLAVIAQDRALIISGTGDVIEPEENIIAIGSGGMYALAAARSMMRFTSLDARSIVHESLKVASEICIYTNSNIRIEEL; encoded by the coding sequence ATGAAACTACATGCCACCACCGTTGTGGGTGTTATCCGCGACGGAAAAGCGGCCTTAGGCAGCGATGGTCAAATGACCTTAGGCGCAACGGTCATGAAACACTCCACCACAAAAGTTCGCCGAATGCTTGGCGGAAAAATTTTAGTCGGTTTTGCTGGAGCAACCGCCGATGCAATAACCCTCATCGATCGATTTGATGAAAAGCTTCAAGCTCACGGAGGAAAGGTTGAACGCGCTGCCGTCGAATTGGCCAAAGATTGGCGCACCGATAAATATCTTCGCCGACTCGAAGCGATGCTTGCAGTCATTGCCCAAGATCGAGCTCTCATTATCTCAGGAACTGGCGATGTCATTGAACCGGAAGAAAATATCATCGCAATTGGAAGCGGCGGGATGTATGCATTGGCTGCGGCACGCTCAATGATGCGGTTTACTTCTCTTGATGCACGCAGCATCGTTCATGAATCTCTAAAGGTTGCATCTGAAATCTGCATTTATACCAATAGCAATATTCGAATTGAAGAGTTATAA
- a CDS encoding acylphosphatase: MLQPFFPIKPFTWVIKMQRLHIIVQGRVQGVGFRWYTKDKADTHSINGWVKNLQNGDVEIEAEGNPNDINEFIQLVRKGPWGSFVSNLQITEQLPVGRNDGFVITR; this comes from the coding sequence ATGTTACAGCCCTTCTTCCCGATCAAACCATTTACTTGGGTCATTAAAATGCAGCGGCTTCATATCATCGTTCAAGGGAGAGTTCAAGGTGTGGGGTTTCGATGGTACACCAAAGACAAAGCTGATACCCATTCAATTAACGGATGGGTGAAAAATCTTCAGAATGGCGATGTTGAAATCGAGGCTGAAGGAAATCCAAATGACATCAATGAGTTTATTCAGCTTGTTCGAAAAGGACCTTGGGGTTCTTTTGTTTCCAATCTTCAAATCACAGAACAACTACCCGTAGGCAGAAACGACGGGTTTGTCATCACTCGGTAA
- a CDS encoding 2Fe-2S iron-sulfur cluster-binding protein: MKHTLTLLFHNQPGVEKQLLVDDGTSILEACMENAIHLQHNCGGVCACSTCHVIIKSGMENLPELSDDEQDQLDEGTGITLTSRLGCQSRLKGNVTALLPDQTIYLGH, from the coding sequence ATGAAACATACTTTAACTCTTCTCTTTCACAATCAGCCCGGCGTTGAAAAGCAACTTTTGGTTGATGATGGAACTTCAATTCTCGAAGCTTGTATGGAAAATGCCATCCACCTACAACACAATTGCGGTGGCGTCTGCGCTTGCTCAACATGTCATGTCATCATTAAAAGCGGGATGGAGAATCTCCCCGAATTAAGCGATGATGAGCAAGACCAATTGGATGAAGGCACCGGAATCACCCTCACATCCCGCTTAGGCTGTCAATCCCGCTTGAAAGGAAATGTTACAGCCCTTCTTCCCGATCAAACCATTTACTTGGGTCATTAA